In Nonomuraea sp. NBC_00507, the following are encoded in one genomic region:
- a CDS encoding AAA family ATPase: MRLIERDAALASLQGLLAEVVDGRSRVAMVTGVVATGKSELLHAFAEQAHDLGALPLVATASRAESDLALGVLGQLFYNAPLTPDAHERVMDLLRTGAAAQSGLDAFEQVDAEIVHALCAVLLSLSESRPLMIVVDDVHYADRASLLCLSYLVRRARFSPIMAVFSQSDHMHHAHRFFPTEMLRQPHCTAVRLAPLSRAAVTSMASVRLGHETAERLAPEWHALSGGNPILVGGLLDDAESGGAWPAERYGEAVLSCLHRADPVLLEVASWLAALDDPALVGRLADSDSTPVPLSIHWLETAGLLESGSFRHEAGRSAVLAELGADKRQQLHRRAAELLYAEGAADVTVAEQLIEADFSDAAWAVPVLESAAHARLADGEVEAAVGYLELALRGCVDERRRAVIVTLLMRADWRINPNARTGHFAELTEALHNGALRGGDAVVLARALLWHGRMGEAGDVLEHLEKLGDTEPQTVAELAGTRLWLRCSAPPLLAHLAAPVREQASEAVLPIQVSRRLESVKALASVLVDGPREETASTAERILHSSRLDDLSMDTVESALLALVYGGRPDMATPWCDTFLDELRTGGAPARLARLTAIRAEISLRQGDLEDAAAQARRALQIIPPGSWGVAVGGPLASLLLAATAMGRYDEGLAEVNRPVPEGMLQTRFGLHYLHARGRYQLAVDNTAAALRDFRLCGQLMVTWKMDTPGFIAWRTDLAEAHLRMGEREEARRLIEDQLTRSGPGTARADGVAMRLLAAAGEVRHRPMLLRQASERLQSCGDRYELAKALFDLTEAYHSVGEFRRAGIIAGRARALALECGARPLSRALSDEGVAGDGYTTEASKVVAILSDAERRVAGLATVGYSNREIAAKLFITVSTVEQHLTRVYRKLNISQRSDLPPDLKSQSGHALVPVQ; encoded by the coding sequence ATGAGACTCATCGAAAGAGACGCGGCGCTGGCATCCCTGCAGGGCCTGCTCGCGGAGGTCGTCGACGGCAGGAGCAGGGTCGCGATGGTGACCGGAGTCGTCGCCACGGGCAAGAGCGAGCTGCTCCACGCCTTCGCCGAGCAGGCTCATGACCTGGGGGCACTCCCACTCGTGGCGACGGCGTCGCGCGCGGAGAGCGACCTCGCCCTGGGCGTGCTGGGACAGCTCTTCTACAACGCGCCGCTGACGCCGGACGCGCACGAGCGCGTGATGGACCTGCTGCGCACGGGAGCGGCCGCCCAGTCGGGCCTGGACGCCTTCGAACAGGTCGACGCCGAGATTGTGCACGCGCTCTGCGCGGTGCTGCTGTCTCTCTCCGAGAGTCGCCCGCTGATGATCGTCGTCGACGACGTCCACTACGCCGACCGCGCCTCGTTGCTGTGCCTGTCCTACCTCGTGCGCAGGGCGCGATTCTCACCGATCATGGCGGTGTTCAGCCAGTCCGACCACATGCACCACGCGCACAGGTTCTTCCCCACGGAGATGCTGAGGCAGCCGCACTGCACCGCCGTACGACTGGCGCCGCTCTCGCGCGCCGCGGTGACGAGCATGGCGAGCGTGCGCCTGGGCCACGAGACGGCCGAGCGGCTGGCGCCGGAGTGGCACGCGCTCAGCGGCGGCAACCCGATCCTGGTGGGCGGGCTGCTGGATGATGCCGAGTCGGGCGGCGCCTGGCCCGCCGAGCGGTACGGCGAAGCCGTGCTGTCCTGTCTCCACCGAGCCGATCCCGTACTGCTCGAGGTGGCCAGTTGGCTGGCGGCGCTCGATGATCCCGCGCTCGTCGGGCGGCTGGCCGACTCCGACAGCACGCCGGTGCCCCTGTCGATCCACTGGCTGGAGACCGCGGGCCTGCTGGAGTCGGGCAGCTTCCGCCACGAGGCGGGCCGGTCAGCGGTGCTCGCCGAGCTGGGGGCCGACAAGCGGCAGCAGCTGCACAGGCGGGCCGCCGAGCTGCTGTACGCCGAGGGAGCGGCCGACGTCACGGTGGCCGAGCAGCTCATCGAGGCGGACTTCAGTGACGCCGCGTGGGCGGTGCCCGTACTGGAGTCCGCGGCGCACGCCCGGCTTGCCGACGGCGAGGTCGAAGCCGCCGTCGGCTATCTCGAGCTCGCCCTGCGCGGCTGCGTGGACGAGCGCAGGCGCGCCGTGATCGTGACGCTGCTGATGCGCGCCGACTGGCGTATCAACCCGAACGCGCGCACCGGCCACTTCGCCGAGCTGACCGAGGCCCTGCACAACGGCGCCCTGCGGGGCGGCGACGCGGTCGTGCTCGCCAGGGCGCTGCTCTGGCACGGCAGGATGGGCGAGGCGGGGGACGTGCTGGAGCACCTGGAGAAGCTCGGTGACACCGAGCCCCAGACGGTGGCCGAACTCGCGGGGACACGGCTGTGGTTACGCTGCTCGGCGCCGCCGCTCCTAGCACACCTGGCCGCTCCGGTGCGTGAGCAGGCCAGCGAGGCGGTGCTGCCGATCCAGGTGAGCCGCCGCCTGGAGTCGGTCAAGGCGCTGGCCTCGGTGCTCGTCGACGGCCCCCGCGAGGAGACCGCGAGCACGGCGGAGCGGATCCTGCACAGCTCCCGCCTGGACGACCTGTCCATGGACACCGTGGAGAGCGCGCTGCTCGCGCTCGTCTACGGCGGCCGGCCCGACATGGCCACGCCGTGGTGCGACACCTTCCTCGACGAGCTGCGTACGGGCGGCGCGCCGGCCAGGCTGGCCCGGCTCACCGCCATCAGGGCGGAGATCTCCCTGCGCCAGGGGGACCTCGAGGACGCCGCCGCGCAGGCTCGCCGGGCCCTGCAGATCATCCCGCCGGGCAGCTGGGGCGTGGCCGTGGGCGGCCCGCTGGCGAGTCTGCTGCTGGCCGCCACCGCGATGGGGCGGTACGACGAGGGGCTCGCCGAGGTCAACCGGCCGGTGCCGGAGGGAATGCTGCAGACCAGGTTCGGCCTGCACTACCTGCACGCCCGCGGCCGCTACCAGCTGGCCGTCGACAACACCGCGGCGGCGCTGCGCGACTTCCGGCTCTGCGGTCAGCTCATGGTGACGTGGAAGATGGACACTCCGGGGTTCATCGCCTGGCGGACCGATCTCGCCGAAGCTCACCTCCGCATGGGCGAGCGCGAGGAGGCCCGTCGCCTGATCGAGGATCAGCTGACCCGTTCCGGCCCCGGCACCGCACGTGCCGACGGCGTCGCGATGCGGCTGCTGGCCGCCGCCGGCGAGGTGCGGCACCGCCCCATGCTGCTCCGCCAGGCATCGGAGCGCCTGCAGTCCTGTGGCGACCGCTACGAGCTGGCCAAGGCGCTGTTCGACCTCACGGAGGCCTATCACAGCGTGGGCGAGTTTCGCAGGGCCGGCATCATCGCCGGTCGTGCGCGTGCCCTGGCGCTGGAGTGCGGCGCGCGGCCGCTGAGCCGGGCGCTGTCCGACGAGGGCGTCGCGGGCGACGGGTACACCACCGAGGCGAGCAAGGTGGTGGCCATCCTCAGCGATGCCGAGCGCCGGGTCGCCGGCCTGGCCACGGTGGGCTATTCCAACCGCGAGATCGCCGCCAAGCTGTTCATCACGGTGAGCACGGTCGAACAACATCTGACCCGCGTCTATCGCAAGCTGAACATCAGCCAGCGGTCCGACCTCCCGCCCGACCTCAAGAGCCAGTCAGGTCACGCTCTGGTCCCCGTCCAGTAG
- a CDS encoding DUF5988 family protein, translated as MTQLPDSVREVLANCAIDDEPYGLNIVLVGGPGDFPDAARFRNTNPADEKVKIPHRSGYEHFERTTEHYHLDDECQGLVFRWTTRTRIAE; from the coding sequence ATGACCCAACTCCCTGACTCGGTACGAGAGGTTCTTGCCAATTGCGCGATCGATGACGAGCCGTATGGGCTCAACATCGTCCTGGTCGGCGGTCCCGGCGACTTCCCCGACGCGGCCCGGTTCCGCAACACGAACCCTGCCGACGAGAAAGTCAAAATCCCGCACAGAAGTGGTTACGAGCACTTCGAGCGCACCACCGAGCACTACCACCTCGACGACGAGTGCCAGGGTCTGGTCTTCCGCTGGACAACCAGGACGAGGATCGCCGAGTAA
- a CDS encoding ABC transporter permease, with the protein MTTTIPRSSKDLAAAPAVRLPGAGRLALKRGALELKGFFRTKGQFIVIFSLPAIMLMLLGAMSMSRMTAPGVTGAQILTAGMIGAGIMSTSFQNLGINIALERDDGTLKRLHGMPMPHVSYFGGKIIQVLVCMVAEVAILIVVGVLLFDVQLPSSLDRWVTFAWVLALGGVACALLGIAASSLPKTGRGANAIITLPFLILQFCSGVYLPFSDVPALLQYFAALFPLKWMTQGMRSVFLPEQAAALEPAGAWEHPMIALVLAAWCVGGLLLCLKTFRWTPR; encoded by the coding sequence GTGACGACCACGATCCCGAGATCATCGAAAGACCTCGCCGCGGCGCCCGCCGTGCGCCTGCCGGGCGCCGGCCGGCTGGCGCTGAAGCGTGGCGCGCTCGAACTCAAGGGCTTCTTCCGCACGAAGGGCCAGTTCATCGTCATCTTCTCCCTCCCGGCCATCATGCTGATGCTGCTGGGCGCGATGTCGATGAGCAGGATGACGGCGCCCGGCGTCACGGGCGCCCAGATCCTCACGGCCGGCATGATCGGCGCCGGCATCATGAGCACGTCCTTCCAGAACCTGGGGATCAACATCGCGCTGGAGCGCGACGACGGGACGCTGAAGAGGCTCCACGGCATGCCCATGCCGCACGTGTCGTATTTCGGCGGCAAGATCATCCAGGTCCTGGTCTGCATGGTCGCTGAGGTCGCCATCTTGATCGTCGTCGGCGTGCTGCTGTTCGACGTGCAGTTGCCCAGCTCCCTCGACCGGTGGGTGACGTTCGCCTGGGTCCTCGCCCTCGGCGGCGTGGCCTGCGCGCTCCTGGGCATCGCGGCCAGCAGCCTGCCGAAGACCGGGCGCGGAGCCAACGCCATCATCACCCTTCCCTTCCTCATCCTGCAGTTCTGCTCCGGCGTCTACCTGCCCTTCTCCGACGTGCCCGCCCTGCTGCAGTATTTCGCGGCGCTGTTCCCGCTCAAGTGGATGACCCAGGGCATGAGATCGGTGTTCCTGCCCGAACAGGCGGCCGCCCTGGAACCGGCCGGCGCCTGGGAGCATCCGATGATCGCTTTGGTGCTCGCCGCGTGGTGCGTCGGCGGCCTGCTCCTCTGCCTGAAGACGTTCCGCTGGACGCCGCGGTAA
- a CDS encoding ABC transporter ATP-binding protein yields MSDTAVRVRELRKTYGDVSAVDGIDLDIARGEVFALLGPNGAGKTTTVEILEGHRHRDGGEVSVLGEDPGRAGRAWRSRLGMVLQSATDAAEFTVRETVHHFAGYFPRPRDPDSVIELVGLTDKADARVRTLSGGQRRRVDVALGVVGDPELLFLDEPTTGFDPEARRQFWGLISLLSDEGATILLTTHYLDEAEALAHRVGVIAEGRIVALGEPATLAGRAEADATVSWATPDGERKVKTATPTQVVAELIAQFDGEIPELTVSRPTLEDIYLGLIGEKT; encoded by the coding sequence ATGAGCGATACAGCTGTACGTGTACGTGAGCTGCGCAAGACTTACGGCGACGTATCCGCGGTCGACGGCATCGATTTGGATATCGCTCGGGGTGAGGTGTTCGCGCTCCTCGGACCCAACGGTGCCGGCAAGACGACCACTGTTGAGATTCTTGAAGGGCATCGTCACCGGGACGGTGGTGAGGTCAGCGTGCTCGGCGAGGATCCTGGCCGAGCCGGCCGCGCCTGGCGGTCCCGGCTCGGAATGGTGCTCCAGTCGGCCACCGACGCCGCCGAGTTCACGGTGCGGGAGACGGTGCACCACTTCGCGGGCTATTTCCCGCGGCCGCGGGACCCCGATTCGGTGATCGAGCTCGTCGGCCTCACGGACAAGGCGGACGCCCGCGTCCGCACGCTCTCCGGCGGGCAGCGGCGAAGGGTGGACGTGGCGCTCGGCGTCGTGGGCGATCCCGAGCTGCTCTTCCTGGACGAGCCCACCACCGGCTTCGATCCGGAGGCCCGCCGCCAGTTCTGGGGGCTGATCTCCCTGCTGTCCGATGAGGGCGCCACGATCCTGCTGACCACGCACTACCTTGACGAGGCCGAAGCGCTGGCGCACCGCGTGGGCGTGATCGCGGAGGGCCGGATCGTGGCCCTGGGCGAGCCCGCCACCCTGGCCGGTCGTGCCGAGGCCGACGCGACGGTCAGCTGGGCCACTCCGGACGGCGAGCGCAAGGTGAAGACCGCGACGCCCACGCAGGTCGTCGCCGAGCTCATCGCGCAGTTCGACGGGGAGATCCCCGAACTGACCGTCTCGCGGCCGACCCTCGAAGACATCTACCTCGGCCTCATCGGAGAGAAGACGTGA
- a CDS encoding PEP/pyruvate-binding domain-containing protein yields the protein MNTLALADPRAELATVGGKGESLARLAVAGLPVPDGFHVTTAAYRDFVDRHNLQDKILSGDADEIATLFAAHEMPAETAGDILAAYAAMGEDPAVAVRSSATAEDLPGMSFAGQQDSYLNISGTERLLDAVKRCWASLWTERAIAYRKRNGIPQNEVAIAVVVQELVPADAAGVLFTEDRLSPGLLTVNAAWGLGEAVVGGLVTPDTITLDRAGRTVVTETIASKAVMTVRTPGGTAEEPVPLDRRDAPVLSAAQAAQLAGLGMTIEELYGCPMDVEWAIHDAQLYILQARPITGQREVWNDSLKGDYLWSNGNLGEAIPSVMTPCTWSLVQAFMSEIMILGDLGGHPICGNIGGRVYMNMSLTASLGAALGITKKIKETQEPVYGRLPEGIETPRLPMSRWQTLKAAKPMLGGRRAVQQETGRLPEYIATVAQRIENIRDKIAAQDDLVTLWENEVEPQFRESNRMLACAARQDAGSLVYLGSQLEKLVGEVDANALMTGLQGSSSQLESLGPLLGLARIKRGELSRDAYARRYGHRCPDEFEVSIARPVEDPAWIDRQLAALTTDPAELLGRQEEANTAAWQRFRERHPRKAEKFRRKIDRWTAIVQAREDTRSEMMRGFWMVRDFVLRAGELTGQGDDLFFLTIEEILEVLGGSRRPLSRVATRRATYALYQALPRYPGIIRGRFDPERWAADPDRRGDVFDAAATVAPPSQTVSGIPGSAGVVEGTARVIASVADGDRLGEGEILVTTVTNVGWTLLFPRAAAVVTDVGAPLSHATIVARELGIPAVVGTRNATMLLRDGDRIRVDGTHGTVEVITTAVPALS from the coding sequence ATGAACACGCTTGCGCTCGCTGACCCGAGGGCCGAGCTGGCGACCGTCGGTGGCAAGGGCGAGTCCCTCGCCCGCCTGGCCGTGGCCGGTCTGCCGGTGCCGGACGGGTTCCACGTCACCACCGCGGCGTACCGCGACTTCGTGGACCGCCACAACCTGCAGGACAAGATCCTCTCGGGCGACGCCGACGAGATCGCGACCCTGTTCGCCGCCCATGAGATGCCGGCCGAGACGGCCGGTGACATTCTGGCCGCCTACGCGGCGATGGGCGAGGATCCGGCGGTGGCCGTGCGCTCGTCGGCGACCGCGGAGGACCTGCCGGGCATGTCGTTCGCCGGGCAACAGGACAGCTACCTCAACATCAGCGGCACCGAGCGGCTCCTGGACGCGGTCAAGCGCTGCTGGGCCTCGCTGTGGACCGAGCGGGCGATCGCCTACCGCAAGCGCAACGGCATCCCCCAGAACGAGGTGGCCATCGCCGTCGTCGTCCAGGAACTCGTGCCGGCCGACGCCGCGGGCGTGCTGTTCACCGAGGACCGCCTCTCCCCCGGCCTCCTGACCGTCAACGCCGCGTGGGGGCTGGGCGAGGCCGTCGTCGGCGGCCTGGTCACACCGGACACGATCACGCTCGACCGCGCGGGCCGTACGGTCGTCACCGAGACGATCGCGTCCAAGGCGGTCATGACCGTGCGCACGCCCGGCGGCACGGCCGAGGAGCCCGTCCCCCTGGACAGGCGCGACGCGCCTGTCCTGTCCGCCGCGCAGGCCGCGCAGCTCGCCGGGCTGGGCATGACCATTGAGGAGTTGTACGGCTGCCCGATGGACGTGGAGTGGGCCATCCACGACGCGCAGCTCTACATCCTCCAGGCGCGGCCGATCACCGGGCAGCGCGAGGTGTGGAACGACTCGCTCAAGGGCGACTACCTGTGGAGCAACGGCAACCTGGGCGAGGCGATCCCCAGCGTGATGACGCCGTGCACCTGGTCGCTCGTGCAGGCGTTCATGAGCGAGATCATGATCCTCGGCGACCTCGGCGGCCACCCCATCTGCGGGAACATCGGTGGCCGGGTCTACATGAACATGAGCCTGACCGCCTCGCTCGGAGCGGCGCTCGGGATCACGAAGAAGATCAAAGAGACCCAGGAACCGGTCTACGGCCGGCTGCCCGAGGGGATCGAGACGCCGCGCCTGCCGATGTCGCGCTGGCAGACGCTCAAGGCAGCCAAGCCGATGCTCGGCGGCCGCCGGGCCGTCCAGCAGGAGACGGGCCGGCTCCCCGAGTACATCGCGACCGTCGCCCAGCGCATCGAGAACATCCGCGACAAGATCGCCGCGCAGGACGACCTGGTCACGCTCTGGGAGAACGAGGTGGAGCCGCAGTTCCGCGAGAGCAACCGCATGCTGGCCTGCGCGGCCCGGCAGGACGCGGGCTCGCTCGTCTACCTCGGCTCCCAGCTGGAGAAGCTGGTCGGAGAGGTCGACGCCAACGCGCTGATGACCGGGCTGCAGGGCAGCAGCAGCCAGCTGGAGAGCCTCGGCCCGCTGCTCGGCCTGGCGCGGATCAAGCGCGGCGAACTCTCCCGCGACGCCTACGCCCGCAGGTACGGTCACCGGTGCCCCGACGAGTTCGAGGTCTCCATCGCCCGGCCGGTCGAGGACCCGGCGTGGATCGACCGGCAGCTCGCCGCACTCACGACCGATCCGGCCGAGCTGCTGGGGCGCCAGGAGGAGGCGAACACCGCCGCCTGGCAGCGGTTCCGCGAGCGGCATCCGCGCAAGGCCGAGAAGTTCCGCCGCAAGATCGACCGCTGGACGGCGATCGTGCAGGCCCGCGAGGACACCCGGTCGGAGATGATGCGCGGCTTCTGGATGGTGCGCGACTTCGTGCTGCGTGCCGGGGAGCTGACCGGGCAGGGCGACGACCTGTTCTTCCTGACGATCGAGGAGATCCTGGAGGTGCTGGGCGGCTCCCGCCGGCCGCTGTCGCGGGTGGCCACGCGGCGGGCGACGTACGCGCTGTACCAGGCGCTGCCGCGGTACCCGGGCATCATCCGCGGCCGGTTCGATCCCGAGCGGTGGGCGGCCGATCCGGACCGGCGGGGCGACGTGTTCGACGCCGCCGCGACGGTGGCGCCGCCGTCGCAGACCGTCAGCGGCATCCCCGGCTCGGCCGGCGTGGTCGAGGGCACGGCCCGCGTGATCGCCTCGGTGGCGGACGGCGACAGGCTGGGAGAGGGCGAGATCCTGGTGACGACCGTGACGAACGTGGGCTGGACGCTGCTCTTCCCGCGGGCGGCGGCGGTCGTCACCGATGTGGGGGCGCCGCTGTCGCACGCCACGATCGTCGCGCGCGAGCTGGGGATTCCCGCCGTGGTCGGCACGAGGAACGCCACCATGCTGCTGCGCGACGGTGACCGGATCCGCGTCGACGGCACCCATGGCACGGTCGAGGTCATCACCACCGCGGTACCCGCGCTCAGCTGA
- a CDS encoding sensor histidine kinase, which translates to MVGVTDVSRWDRASPALPYLFILLPTVFALMRDWRPWVLSLALFAGAWHWFMVGRRPSWIERPIVMVAYFMVMLAVIAILMRIDTLFMVTGLGAFVQSFTVLPGRWAYLGVAATSGVLVAAPPEPGRSPVDTLFSFLVAMLVASTIGLVIQTISEQNENRKVMIRQLKETGAKMAALAEENADLQAQLLTRAREAGMLGERHRMAREIHDTIAQSLTAIITQLEVADSVIDDAPAARTRLTTAQTLARESLNEARRSFQALRPAPLDDAQLGSAIQDVATKWSQSTGVNTTVSVTGDPRPLHAEVEITLLRVAQEALANVGKHAAAGRVAVTLSYMEDVVVLDVRDDGAGFTRGPANSATDGFGLIAMRQRVTRLAGDFEIESAPGQGTGISATVPAIPAASDAGSSDRFGNV; encoded by the coding sequence GTGGTAGGCGTCACCGACGTCTCACGGTGGGATCGAGCCTCGCCTGCTCTGCCGTACCTGTTCATCCTCCTGCCGACGGTCTTCGCCCTGATGCGGGACTGGCGGCCGTGGGTGCTGAGCCTGGCGCTGTTCGCCGGCGCGTGGCACTGGTTCATGGTGGGCCGCCGGCCGAGCTGGATCGAACGGCCCATCGTGATGGTCGCCTACTTCATGGTGATGCTCGCCGTCATCGCGATTCTGATGAGAATCGACACGCTGTTCATGGTGACCGGCTTGGGAGCGTTCGTACAGTCCTTCACTGTGCTGCCCGGAAGGTGGGCGTATTTAGGGGTGGCGGCGACCTCCGGTGTGCTGGTCGCAGCTCCCCCGGAGCCGGGGCGAAGCCCGGTAGACACGCTCTTCTCGTTCCTCGTGGCGATGCTCGTGGCCTCGACGATCGGGCTGGTCATCCAGACCATCTCCGAGCAGAACGAGAACCGCAAGGTGATGATCAGGCAGCTGAAGGAGACCGGCGCCAAGATGGCCGCGCTCGCCGAGGAGAACGCGGACCTGCAGGCCCAGCTGCTCACCCGGGCCCGCGAGGCCGGCATGCTCGGTGAGCGCCACCGGATGGCCAGGGAGATCCACGACACCATCGCGCAGAGCCTGACCGCCATCATCACCCAGCTGGAGGTCGCCGACAGCGTGATCGACGACGCCCCCGCCGCCCGCACGCGACTGACCACGGCGCAGACCCTGGCCAGGGAGAGCCTGAACGAGGCCCGCCGGTCGTTCCAGGCGCTGCGTCCCGCGCCGCTGGACGACGCGCAGCTCGGCTCCGCGATACAGGACGTCGCCACGAAGTGGTCGCAGAGCACCGGCGTGAACACCACCGTGTCGGTCACGGGCGACCCCCGGCCGCTGCACGCGGAAGTGGAGATCACCTTGCTGCGGGTGGCGCAGGAGGCGCTGGCCAACGTCGGCAAGCACGCCGCCGCCGGCCGGGTCGCCGTCACACTGTCGTACATGGAGGACGTGGTGGTGCTGGACGTGCGGGACGACGGCGCGGGCTTCACCCGAGGGCCGGCGAACTCCGCGACGGACGGGTTCGGGCTCATCGCGATGCGCCAGCGGGTCACCCGGCTGGCAGGTGACTTCGAGATCGAATCGGCCCCCGGTCAGGGGACGGGGATCTCTGCTACTGTTCCCGCCATTCCCGCCGCGTCGGACGCGGGATCATCCGACCGCTTCGGAAACGTGTAG
- a CDS encoding response regulator transcription factor translates to MAIRMIIVDDHPVVRDGLRGIFTDDDFEVVGEAADGPEALVVARQTNPDVVLMDLRMPKMSGAEVIRRLREQAPGIRVLVLTTFYDDADVLPAIEQGATGYLLKDTPGAELRRAVQAAARGETVLSPTVAGVLTQKMRTPEQQTLSRRELEVLGLIARGATNREVAAKLFITEATVKTHLLHIFAKLGVKDRAAAVAAAYEAGLIKPGS, encoded by the coding sequence ATGGCGATTCGTATGATCATCGTCGACGACCACCCCGTCGTCCGCGATGGATTGCGCGGGATCTTCACCGACGACGACTTCGAGGTCGTCGGTGAGGCGGCCGACGGGCCTGAGGCGCTCGTCGTGGCCAGGCAGACCAACCCCGATGTCGTGCTCATGGACCTGCGCATGCCGAAGATGAGCGGCGCCGAGGTCATCCGCCGCCTGCGCGAGCAGGCGCCCGGCATCCGTGTGCTGGTCCTGACCACCTTCTACGACGACGCCGACGTCCTGCCGGCGATCGAGCAGGGGGCCACCGGCTACCTGCTCAAGGACACGCCGGGCGCCGAACTGCGCCGCGCCGTGCAGGCGGCGGCCCGCGGCGAGACGGTGCTGTCGCCCACCGTGGCCGGGGTGCTGACGCAGAAGATGCGCACACCGGAGCAGCAGACACTGAGCCGCAGGGAGCTCGAGGTGCTCGGGCTCATCGCCCGCGGTGCGACCAACCGTGAGGTCGCCGCGAAGCTGTTCATCACCGAGGCGACGGTGAAGACGCATCTGCTGCACATCTTCGCCAAGCTCGGGGTGAAGGACCGCGCGGCCGCGGTCGCCGCGGCCTACGAGGCCGGCCTGATCAAGCCCGGGTCCTGA
- a CDS encoding ABC transporter ATP-binding protein: MTVIEIDGLRKNYQGRTTLDGLSLTVERGEIFGIAGPNGAGKTTVVECASGLRRPDGGTLRVLGLDPQTDRRQLLQRIGAQLQEAALPDAIKVGEALRMYAALYDKPADWRALMDEWGLTDKKRSSFASLSGGWKQRLFIALALVGNPEVVFLDELTTGLDPSARRSTWGLIREMRERGVTVVLVTHFMDEAEALCDRMAIIGQGRVVAEGTPRELIKQGQSDSLDEAYFALTGKDMA, encoded by the coding sequence ATGACAGTCATCGAGATCGACGGCCTGCGGAAAAACTACCAGGGCCGCACGACACTGGACGGCCTCTCCCTGACGGTGGAGCGGGGCGAGATCTTCGGGATCGCCGGCCCCAACGGAGCGGGCAAGACCACGGTCGTGGAGTGCGCGTCGGGACTGCGGCGGCCGGACGGCGGCACCCTGCGGGTGCTCGGCCTCGACCCGCAGACCGACCGGCGCCAGCTGCTGCAGCGCATCGGCGCCCAGCTGCAGGAGGCGGCGCTCCCCGACGCGATCAAGGTCGGCGAGGCGCTGCGCATGTACGCCGCCCTCTACGACAAGCCCGCTGACTGGCGGGCACTCATGGACGAATGGGGGCTGACGGACAAGAAGCGGTCCAGCTTCGCGAGCCTGTCCGGCGGCTGGAAGCAGCGGTTGTTCATCGCGCTGGCCCTGGTCGGCAACCCCGAGGTCGTCTTCCTCGACGAGCTCACCACGGGCCTGGACCCCTCCGCCCGCCGCTCAACCTGGGGTCTGATCCGCGAGATGCGCGAGCGTGGCGTCACGGTCGTGCTGGTCACCCACTTCATGGACGAGGCCGAGGCGCTGTGCGACCGCATGGCGATCATCGGCCAGGGACGTGTGGTCGCCGAGGGCACCCCACGCGAGCTGATCAAGCAGGGACAATCCGATTCGCTGGACGAGGCGTACTTCGCGCTGACCGGAAAGGACATGGCATGA
- a CDS encoding ABC transporter permease, with translation MKGISQVVGVELKLVMRDPMSAFFALAFPAILLWVKMRSNRPLPGGVEAIDATVPMLSIFVIGLAGLVILPTTLAQYRERRVLKRLRVTPASPSMMFTAQWTAHMLLAALGTLLLIAIGLAAYGLALPANPAVVVLAWLLSALSLSSIGLLIGAFAPSGRTATVVGLSLFFPAVFISGAIIPREQASESMRAIGDLTPVAPAVAAIRDAWAGNATSPITLGVMVAIFVIAGGVAVRAFRW, from the coding sequence ATGAAAGGCATCTCGCAGGTCGTCGGGGTCGAGCTCAAGCTGGTCATGCGTGACCCGATGTCGGCGTTCTTCGCCCTGGCCTTCCCGGCGATCCTGCTGTGGGTCAAGATGCGCAGCAACCGGCCGCTGCCGGGCGGTGTGGAGGCCATCGACGCCACGGTGCCGATGCTGAGCATCTTTGTCATCGGCCTGGCCGGGCTGGTCATCCTCCCGACCACGCTGGCGCAGTACAGGGAGCGGCGGGTGCTGAAGCGGCTGCGCGTCACTCCCGCCTCGCCCAGCATGATGTTCACCGCCCAGTGGACCGCCCACATGCTGCTGGCCGCGCTCGGGACACTGCTGCTGATCGCCATCGGCCTGGCCGCCTACGGGCTCGCCCTGCCGGCGAATCCGGCGGTCGTCGTGCTGGCGTGGCTGCTCAGCGCGCTGAGCCTCAGCTCGATCGGGCTCCTCATCGGCGCCTTCGCCCCCAGCGGCCGGACCGCGACGGTGGTCGGGCTCAGCCTCTTCTTCCCGGCGGTCTTCATCTCGGGCGCCATCATCCCGCGCGAGCAGGCGTCGGAGTCGATGCGGGCCATCGGCGACCTGACTCCTGTGGCCCCGGCGGTGGCGGCGATCCGCGACGCCTGGGCCGGCAATGCGACATCCCCGATTACGCTGGGCGTCATGGTAGCGATTTTCGTCATCGCTGGCGGCGTTGCCGTCAGGGCATTCCGGTGGTAG